The DNA region ATCGCCACACTGCACCTGCTCGGTGTCTGGGACGCCGCGGCCGTGGCACACCACCGGCCGGTCGTCGACGCACTCGTCGGACGGCGGACGCCCACGTCACCTCGGTAGGCTTGTCCCCTGATGATGCAGCGAATCGACCTCCGTGGTGGCCTGCCCGCCCGTGCCGAACTCCTCCGACTCATGCCGCGCGCCGTGGGTGACGTCTCGCACGCGGTCGACGCCGCCCGCGAGCTCGTCGAGGACGTCCGACACCGCGGAGCGGACGCACTGCACGACCAGGCCCAACGCTTCGACGGCGGCGCCCCGACGAACGTCCGGGTGCCGGTCGCCGAGATCGCGGCAGCCGTCGCCGGGCTGACCCCCGAACTGCGGGAAGCGCTCGACGAAGCCATCCGCCGCGTCCGAGCCGCCAGCGCCGCACAGGTGCCGACCGGCTCCGTCACCACGCTCGCCGACGGCGCCGAGGTGCACCAGCGCTGGCAGCCGATGCGCCGCGTCGGCCTCTACGTGCCCGGTGGCAAGGCCGTCTACCCGTCGAGCGTCGTCATGAACGTCGTCCCCGCACAGGTCGCCGGGGTCCGGTCGATCGCGCTCGTGTCCCCGCCGCAGCGCGACCACGGCGGTGCGGTCCACCCGACGATCCTGGCCGCGGCCGGACTGCTCGGCATCGACGAGGTCTACGCGATGGGCGGTGCCGGCGCGATCGGCGCGCTGGCGTACGGCGTCCCCGCGATCGACCTCGAGCCCGTCGACCTGGTCACCGGTCCGGGCAACAACTACGTGGCCGCGGCGAAGCGCCTGGTGCGTGGTGTCGTCGGCATCGAC from Curtobacterium sp. MCJR17_020 includes:
- the hisD gene encoding histidinol dehydrogenase — protein: MMQRIDLRGGLPARAELLRLMPRAVGDVSHAVDAARELVEDVRHRGADALHDQAQRFDGGAPTNVRVPVAEIAAAVAGLTPELREALDEAIRRVRAASAAQVPTGSVTTLADGAEVHQRWQPMRRVGLYVPGGKAVYPSSVVMNVVPAQVAGVRSIALVSPPQRDHGGAVHPTILAAAGLLGIDEVYAMGGAGAIGALAYGVPAIDLEPVDLVTGPGNNYVAAAKRLVRGVVGIDAEAGATEILVIADETADPGFVAADLISQAEHDEQAGSVLVTTSATFADAVEAAIPERTAVLGTAARLQTALDGPQSAIVLVDSLADAATVSNAYGPEHLEVQTADDDAVLADIDAAGAVFVGPSTPVSLGDYLAGSNHVLPTGGQARFGSGLSASTFLRPQQVIRYSASALDEIAAHIVALSTEEQLPAHGAAVTERTNR